Sequence from the Corallococcus sp. EGB genome:
ACGACAAGGTGGAGCTGGCGGCGCGCGCCCGCGTCCTCCAGCAGCGCATCAACGAGGCCCACATGCGCGCGGGCGTGTCCATCCAGGACCCCGCCACCGCGTACATCGAAGAGGGCATCACCATCGGGACCGACACGGAGGTCGGCCCCATGGTCTCGCTCACCGCCGGCACCGTGATTGGGAAGGGCGTCACCATCGGCCAGGGCAGCGTGCTCACGGCCTCGGTCGTGGCGGACGGCACCCACATCAAGCCCTACTCCGTGCTGGAGGAGGCGCGTGTCGGCGCGCGTTGCATCATCGGTCCGTTCTCCCGGCTGCGCCCCGCCACGGAGTTGGCAGAGGAAGTGCATCTGGGGAACTTCGTGGAGACGAAGAAGGCCCGCATCGGCAAGGGCAGCAAGGCCAACCACCTGACTTACCTGGGCGACGCCGTCATCGGTGCGGGCTGCAACATCGGCGCGGGCACCATCACCTGTAACTATGACGGGGTGAACAAGCACCTGACCGAGCTGGGCGACGGCGTCTTCATCGGCTCGGACAGCCAGCTGGTGGCTCCGGTGAAGGTGGGTGACGGCGGCTATGTCGGCGCGGGCACCACGGTGACGAAAAATGTGCCTCCTGGGAGCCTCGCTGTGTCCCGTGCACCACAGGTGGTGAAGGAGGGCTGGGTGGCGGCCAGGAAGGCACGACAGACGAAGGTGAAGACGGGGTAGGTCGGGTGCTCGCCTGCCGTTCGGTCGGCGGGGCGGGGTTGGGCGTGAACGGATTGCCCGTGGTTTGCTCCGGCGGCCACGGGACGAGAAAGAGGCAGGAAGAACATGTGCGGGATTGTTGGCTACGTCGGTGACAAGGAATCTGCTCCCATCCTGGTGTCGGGCCTGAAGAAGCTCGAGTACCGGGGCTATGACTCCGCGGGCGTCGCGGTGGTGGGGAGCAACCAGCTCAACGTGGTGCGCGCGACGGGCAAGCTGCGCAACCTGGAGAACCGCGTGGTGCAGGACCTGCCCAGGGGCACCACCGGCATCGGCCACACGCGCTGGGCCACGCACGGCCGTCCCTCCGACGAGAACGCCCACCCGCACACGTACAAGAACGTGGCGGTGGTGCACAACGGCATCATCGAGAACCACCTGGCCCTGAAGGCGGAGCTGCGCGCGCGCGGGCACGTCTTCTCCTCGGAGACGGACTCGGAGGTGTTCGCGCACCTCATCTCCGCGGAGGTGGAGCGCGGCGTGGACCTGCCGGACGCGGTGCGCTCGGCCATCAAGCAGGTGAAGGGCACCTACGGCCTGGTGGTGGTGTGCGCCAATGATCCGGGCCGCATCGTGTGCACGAAGGACGCGTCGCCCATGGTGCTGGGGCTGGGCCAGGGCCAGAACTTCGTGGCCAGCGACGTGCCGGCGCTGCTCGAGCACACGCGCGACTTCGTCTACATGGAGGAGGGCGACCTCGCCGTCGTCACCGCCGCGAAGATCGACATCTTCAACCGCGACGGGAAGCTGGTGAACCGCCCCACGCGCCGCATCGACTGGACGCCGATGATGGCGGAGAAGGGCGGCTACAAGCACTTCATGCACAAGGAGATCTGGGAGCAGCCCCGCGCCATCGCGGACACGCTGCGCGGCCGGATGCTCCTGACCGAAGGCGACGTCCACTTCGAGACCTGGAACCTCACCCCGGAGCAGGTCCAGTCCTTCACCAAGGTCACCATCCTGGCCTGCGGCACGTCCTGGCACTCGGGCGTGGCCGGTAAGCACATGATCGAGTCCCTGGCGCGGCTGCCGGTGGAGGTGGAGCTCGCCAGCGAGTTCCGCTACCGCGACCCCATCGTGGAGAAGAGCCACCTGGTCATCGCCATCAGCCAGTCCGGCGAGACGGCGGACACGCTCGCGGCCTTCAAGGAGGCCAAGCGGCTGGGCGCGCACACCATGGCCATCTGCAACGTCATCGGCAGCGCGATGACGCGTGAGGCGAACCTGCACGTCCTCACCAACGCGGGCCCGGAGATTGGCGTCGCGTCCACCAAGGCGTTCACCACGCAGTTGGTGACGCTGTACCTGCTCGCGGTGAAGCTGGGCCGCATGCGCGGCACGCTGTCGGTGGCGGGCGCGCAGGAGCACCTGACGCACCTGACGCAGGTGCCGAAGATGATTGAGGACGTCCTCAAGTGCGAGCCGCAGGTGAAGCGCGTGGCGCGCGAGTTCATGAACGCGCAGGACTTCCTCTTCCTCGGCCGCGGCCCCATGCACCCGGTGGCGCTGGAGGGCGCGCTCAAGCTGAAGGAGATCTCGTACATCCACGCGGAGGGCTACGCGGGCGGTGAGATGAAGCACGGCCCCATCGCGCTCATCGACGAGAAGATGCCCGTCGTCGTCATCGCGCCGAAGCAGCCGCACATCGCCTACGAGAAGATCATCGGCAACATCGAGGAGGTCCGCGCACGCGGCGGCAAGGTCATCGCCATCCTGGACGAGGACGACAACCAGGCGGACACCCTGGCCGACCACGTCATCCGCATCCCCGCCGCCTGCGCGCTGCTCGCGCCGGTGGTGGCCACCATCCCGCTGCAGCTGCTCGCGTACCACGTGGCGGAGATGCGCGGGAACGACGTGGACCAGCCGCGCAACCTGGCCAAGAGCGTGACCGTCGAGTAGCGCCTCCCGGCCTCCAAGCCTGAGCAGCGAAAGAGCCCGGACGCCCTTCACTGGGGGCCCGGGCTTCTTCGTTTCCGGCATCCGCGGCGCCGGGCCCCGTTGCCCGCTGGAAGTCGCGGGCCCTCCCACTTTGAACCCCACGCACCGCCCCGGTTACAGTTTCCTCACCGTGTCCGATGCCTTCCGCCCACGTTCGCGCACACCGGCTCCCCACCCGGGAGGGGAGGTGGAGCCTCCGTCGGACCTGGCGCCCTGGGAGCCTTCGGCGGAGGCTCCGGCGCGGGGCGGCTCACCCACCCCGCCCACGGACTCGCCGCTGCCCATGTTCCTGCTGGCGCAGCAGGCCCGGCGCGCGGAAGGGGACGAGCAGAAGCGCCTGGCCTGGAACCTCAACCGGCTCCTGGAGGAGCTGGGGGCGCAGGGCGGGGGCCGGACGGAGGCGGACGCCTTCCACCGGCTCCTGGAGGGGGGCAGCCTGGACGGGCTGGTGGACTCCGACGGGCGCTCCTGCCGCGCCACGGCGGTGGAGGCGCTCCTGGCGCTGGGCTTCCCCTACGCCCTGGAGGTGCGCCCGGAGGACCTGGAGCACCTGAAGAATGCCCCCGTCCCGGGCGCCCGGCTGACACCGCCCCCGGGCGGCCCGTTTCCGGCCCTGGCGGTGGGCCTGGGGGCGCTGGCGCTCCAGGTGGTCCTGGGACTCACCGGCGTCGTCATGCCCGGCGGGCTGCTCATCCTGCAGGGGCTTTTGACCCTCCTGTCGCTGACCCTGCTGACGGTTGCCTCCGTGGGCACTCCCCTGTATCGCGGAGCCCTGGCGCTGCTGACGGTGGTGTCCGGGCTCGGGTTGGGGATGGTGCTGGTGCCGGACGTTCCGGCGGGTTGGGCGGCCGGATTGGGCGGGCTGGTGGCCGCCTTCCTGGCTGCCCTGCGCAAGAGCTGACCGCCAGGACCCGAAACGGATGTCAGAGGGGTGGACTAGGGTCTACCCATCGCGTACTAAAAGCGCGTTCAGGTGGACCGGGGTGGTCCACTCTTCCAAGGAGCGACGAGAAATGGCCGTGAATCAGGAGAAGGAAAAGGCGATCGAGCTGGCGCTGGCGGCGGTGGAGCGTCAGTTCGGCAAGGGGTCCATCATGCGGCTCGGCAACGACGAGCCCATGATGAAGGACGTCCAGGCCATTTCGACGGGTTCGATTTCACTCGATATCGCGTTGGGCGTGGGCGGCGTGCCGCGCGGCCGCATCATCGAAATCTTCGGGCCGGAGTCCTCCGGTAAGACGACGCTGTGCCTCCACATCGTCGCGGAAGCGCAGAAGCGCGGCGGCGTGTGCGGCTACATCGACGCGGAGCACGCGATGGACGTGGGCTACGCGCGCAAGCTGGGCGTGCGCACCGACGACCTGCTCCTGTCCCAGCCGGACACCGGTGAGCAGGGGCTGGAGATCGCGGAGATGCTGGTGCGCTCCGGCGCCATCGACGTGCTGGTGGTGGACTCGGTGGCCGCGCTCGTGCCGAAGGCGGAACTGGAAGGCGAGATGGGCGACGCGCACATGGGCGTGCAGGCGCGCCTCATGAGCCAGGCGCTGCGCAAGCTCACGGGCACCATCTCCAAGAGCCAGACGTGCGTCATCTTCATCAACCAGATCCGCATGAAGATTGGCGTGATGTTCGGCAACCCCGAGACCACGACGGGCGGCAACGCGCTGAAGTTCTACGCGTCGCAGCGCATGGACATCCGCCGCGTGGGCGCCATCAAGAACGGCGAGAACGTGGTGGGCAGCCGCACCCGCGTGAAGGTCGTGAAGAACAAGGTGGCGCCGCCGTTCAAGGAAGTGGAATTCGACATCATGTACGGCGCGGGCATCTCGCGTGAGGGCGACCTCATCGACCTGGCCTCCAACGAGAACATCATCGAGAAGAGCGGCAGCTGGTTCTCCTTCAAGGGAGAGCGCATCGGCCAGGGCCGGGAGAACGCGAAGGAGTACCTGCGCGAGCACCCGGAGACCTACAAGGAGGTGGAGGGCCTGGTGCTGGAGAAGTACGGCATCGGCAAGGCCGCCGGCGCGGCGGCTGCCCCCGCGGCGGAGGCCTCCGAGCCCGCGGAAGGCGAGAAGCGCCCGCGCGTGAAGGCCGTGAAGTAGCCCTCGAAGCCACTGGAAGGGCCCGTCGCGCACCTCCGGGGGGAGCGGCGTGGCGGGTGAAGTGGAGAAGGGGCCGGTCCCAGGTGCTGGGGCCGGCCCTTTTTTCTTCGCCGTGAGAGGCATTGAGGCGCGTGGCGGAAGCGTGACGCGCGGGGTCATCACCGGGCTGTCGCCGGGATGTTTCGTGTGGAGGACGGAGCGCCTCTAGACTTCGCGGCCTGGGAGCCCCTTCACCCCTGCTCCCCGCTGGAGTCCATCGCCTTGTTCAACCCCTTCAAACGCCGCACGTTCCTGCAAGCCGTGGTTGCTGTCGCGGCGACGACGACCTTTGGATGCTCCGACGACGACGCGACGGCGCCTTCGGATGGCTCGCCCTATTTCCCGCAGTCGCTGGCGTCGGGAGACCCGCGTCCGGACAGCGTGGTGTTGTGGGTGCGCGTGGAGGACACGGCCCGCGGCGGGGCGGACCTGCCCCTGCGGCTGGAGGTCTCCCCCACGGAGGACTTCAAGACGCTGGTGCTGGACAAGAAGGACCTGACGGCGCTGGCGGAGCATGACCACGCGGTGAAGGTGAAGGTGACGGGGCTGTCCGCGCGCACGACGTACTACTACCGCTTCTCCTACGAGAAGGACGGCCAGAAGCACACCACGCGCATCGGGCGCACGCGCACCGCGCCGGCGGCGGGGGATGACGTGCCGGTGAAGTTCGTGTTCGCCAGCTGCCAGGACTTCATTGGCCGCTACTACAACGCCTGGCAGCGGCTGTCGCAGCTGGACGCGGACCTGGACTTCGTCGTGTTCCTGGGCGACTACGTCTATGAGACGACGGGCGACTCGTCCTTCCAGTCCGACGGCGCGGGCCGCGCGGTGCGCTTCAGCGCGCCGGAAGAGGCGCTGCCGCAGGGCTCGGGGCTCACCGCGTTCCTCGCGGCGAACTCGCTGTCCAACTACCGCGACCTGTACAAGACCGTCCGCGGCGACAAGCAGCTGCAGGCGGTGCACGAGCGCTACCCGTTCATCATCGTCTGGGAC
This genomic interval carries:
- the glmU gene encoding bifunctional UDP-N-acetylglucosamine diphosphorylase/glucosamine-1-phosphate N-acetyltransferase GlmU, with protein sequence MTALAAVVLCAGKGTRMKSEKAKVLHPILGRPLCAYPLKRALELGASHVVPVVGHQASEVEKSIRAHFPDAPLRFALQKEQKGTADAVKAAEDALKGHEGRVLILYGDVPLLRKETLQALLAAHDAAGGVLALVSTTLEDPTGYGRVIREGGKVARIVEHKDCTPEQRAVKECNAGIYSVDAAFLWKALAEIKPVNAQGEYYLTDLVEMAAKVGPVGAVDADATETAGVNDKVELAARARVLQQRINEAHMRAGVSIQDPATAYIEEGITIGTDTEVGPMVSLTAGTVIGKGVTIGQGSVLTASVVADGTHIKPYSVLEEARVGARCIIGPFSRLRPATELAEEVHLGNFVETKKARIGKGSKANHLTYLGDAVIGAGCNIGAGTITCNYDGVNKHLTELGDGVFIGSDSQLVAPVKVGDGGYVGAGTTVTKNVPPGSLAVSRAPQVVKEGWVAARKARQTKVKTG
- the glmS gene encoding glutamine--fructose-6-phosphate transaminase (isomerizing) translates to MCGIVGYVGDKESAPILVSGLKKLEYRGYDSAGVAVVGSNQLNVVRATGKLRNLENRVVQDLPRGTTGIGHTRWATHGRPSDENAHPHTYKNVAVVHNGIIENHLALKAELRARGHVFSSETDSEVFAHLISAEVERGVDLPDAVRSAIKQVKGTYGLVVVCANDPGRIVCTKDASPMVLGLGQGQNFVASDVPALLEHTRDFVYMEEGDLAVVTAAKIDIFNRDGKLVNRPTRRIDWTPMMAEKGGYKHFMHKEIWEQPRAIADTLRGRMLLTEGDVHFETWNLTPEQVQSFTKVTILACGTSWHSGVAGKHMIESLARLPVEVELASEFRYRDPIVEKSHLVIAISQSGETADTLAAFKEAKRLGAHTMAICNVIGSAMTREANLHVLTNAGPEIGVASTKAFTTQLVTLYLLAVKLGRMRGTLSVAGAQEHLTHLTQVPKMIEDVLKCEPQVKRVAREFMNAQDFLFLGRGPMHPVALEGALKLKEISYIHAEGYAGGEMKHGPIALIDEKMPVVVIAPKQPHIAYEKIIGNIEEVRARGGKVIAILDEDDNQADTLADHVIRIPAACALLAPVVATIPLQLLAYHVAEMRGNDVDQPRNLAKSVTVE
- the recA gene encoding recombinase RecA, producing MAVNQEKEKAIELALAAVERQFGKGSIMRLGNDEPMMKDVQAISTGSISLDIALGVGGVPRGRIIEIFGPESSGKTTLCLHIVAEAQKRGGVCGYIDAEHAMDVGYARKLGVRTDDLLLSQPDTGEQGLEIAEMLVRSGAIDVLVVDSVAALVPKAELEGEMGDAHMGVQARLMSQALRKLTGTISKSQTCVIFINQIRMKIGVMFGNPETTTGGNALKFYASQRMDIRRVGAIKNGENVVGSRTRVKVVKNKVAPPFKEVEFDIMYGAGISREGDLIDLASNENIIEKSGSWFSFKGERIGQGRENAKEYLREHPETYKEVEGLVLEKYGIGKAAGAAAAPAAEASEPAEGEKRPRVKAVK